In Brettanomyces nanus chromosome 3, complete sequence, a single genomic region encodes these proteins:
- a CDS encoding uncharacterized protein (EggNog:ENOG41), whose amino-acid sequence MKLSGFYLLTLLGFSLVDVVHAIAADDAIAKAVADNAATTATAVTTAITAAANAATTATAVTTPTTAAVNAATTATTAVATAATTPTTTAVNAATTPTTTAVNAATTPTTAAVNAATTATTGITTSTTAGVAGTALTTTSKTAATTTLDTSLTTTPTTTLTTTPLTTIDTSTTATGTSAVAPTTLWVTVTVSGGITTVIPSMYTQKFQSMYETMAVPSTGLIGLGTISGTVGSIKEYRTVTISTS is encoded by the coding sequence ATGAAGTTATCTGGGTTCTATCTGCTCACGTTACTAGGATTTTCACTAGTGGATGTCGTCCATGCTATTGCGGCTGATGACGCCATTGCTAAAGCTGTCGCGGACAATGCTGCAACTACTGCTACGGCAGTCACCACAGCAATTACTGCAGCCGCCAATGCTGCAACTACTGCTACTGCAGTCACCACACCAACTACTGCCGCTGTAAATGCTGCTACGACTGCTACGACTGCTGTGGCCACTGCTGCTACGACTCCTACCACAACAGCCGTTAATGCTGCTACGACTCCTACCACAACAGCCGTTAATGCTGCTACGACTCCTACCACAGCAGCCGTTAATGCTGCTACCACAGCTACTACAGGAATAACTACCAGTACTACGGCTGGTGTGGCCGGTACAGCCCTCACCACCACTTCCAAGACTGCAGCCACCACAACACTCGATACATCGCTTACCACTACACCAACTACTACTTTAACTACTACACCGCTAACTACGATAGATACGAGTACCACGGCAACTGGAACATCCGCTGTTGCACCTACTACGCTGTGGGTTACCGTGACGGTAAGCGGAGGTATAACTACCGTAATTCCATCCATGTACACCCAGAAATTCCAGAGCATGTACGAAACAATGGCGGTGCCGTCCACAGGCCTGATTGGCTTGGGAACTATCAGTGGTACCGTTGGCTCCATTAAGGAATACAGAACCGTTACCATTTCAACTTCCTGa
- a CDS encoding uncharacterized protein (EggNog:ENOG41), which produces MNSPNEDGSSTEPRGFDVVDSEPVVDMRSLEYVAKYDHLVTYGEFVCELVGMDGKPCKKLSERRYLEKSDKKEAFCPHIEYPCEKCEEMVSLVNQEWHLSQECTKNMVKCHGCNLEFPQKDFVKHEKYCQKIYVKCPGKKFGCSWRGSKEILQRIHLQECVFVKLSEYLTSQETKMDDLTGENNLLKSELSVLLDSVIQGRVTNLGFPLELEEVSCNLHGSENEILGGMEEDYAQLITDFERLRLNAQKAKRALGELEASKQMISKLATDNLQMKEELNSQRLVINSIRQQLQFMVLDRRRNGTEDEPKL; this is translated from the exons ATGAATTCACCTAATGAAGACGGTTCTTCGACGGAACCGCGCGGATTCGACGTTGTCGACTCGGAACCTGTTGTTGATATGAGATCCTTGGAATATGTCGCCAAGTATGATCATCTT GTCACCTATGGGGA ATTTGTATGTGAATTGGTCGGAATGGATGGCAAGCCATGTAAAAAACTTAGTGAGAGAAGATACTTGGAAAAAAGTGATAAAAAGGAGGCTTTTTGTCCACATATCGAGTATCCTTGTGAAAAATGTGAAGAGATGGTGAGTTTGGTTAACCAAGAATGGCATTTGAGCCAAGAATGTACCAAGAATATGGTCAAATGTCACGGCTGCAACTTAGAATTCCCTCAAAAAGACTTTGTAAAGCACGAAAAGTACTGCCAGAAGATCTATGTCAAGTGTCCGGGAAAGAAATTTGGCTGTAGTTGGCGTGGCAGCAAAGAGATACTTCAACGAATCCATCTACAGGAGTGTGTGTTCGTAAAACTATCTGAATACTTGACTTCTCAGGAAACAAAAATGGACGATTTGACCGGGGAgaacaacttgttgaaaTCGGAATTGTCTGTTCTTTTGGATTCTGTGATTCAAGGACGGGTTACAAACTTAGGCTTTCCCTTGGAGTTGGAAGAGGTCTCCTGCAATTTACACGGTAGCGAAAACGAGATCCTCGGGGGCATGGAAGAGGATTATGCACAGCTAATCACTGATTTTGAGCGGCTGAGACTAAATGCTCAGAAAGCGAAAAGAGCTCTGGGAGAACTCGAGGCGAGTAAGCAGATGATCAGTAAATTAGCAACTGATAACTTACAGATGAAGGAAGAGCTGAACAGTCAGCGACTAGTAATAAACTCTATACGGCAACAATTACAATTTATGGTCCTCGATAGGAGAAGAAACGGTACTGAGGACGAGCCGAAGTTGTGA